From the Musa acuminata AAA Group cultivar baxijiao chromosome BXJ1-2, Cavendish_Baxijiao_AAA, whole genome shotgun sequence genome, one window contains:
- the LOC103973250 gene encoding 6-phosphogluconate dehydrogenase, decarboxylating 3, chloroplastic, translated as MAVESAVLSRIGLAGLAVMGQNLALNIAEKGFPISVYNRTASKVDETVSRAAAEGGLPMSGHRSAQDFVLSLRRPRSVIILVKAGAPVDQTIAALSHFMEPGDAIIDGGNEWYENTERRIREAAARGILYLGMGVSGGEDGARNGPSLMPGGSLQAYQNVEDILTRVAAQVDDGPCVTFVGEGGSGNFVKMVHNGIEYGDMQLISEAYDVLRIVGGLSNPELAETFAEWNRGELESFLIEITADIFGVRDEHGDGELVDKILDKTGMKGTGKWTVQQAAELSVAAPTIAASLDCRYLSGLKDEREAAAKALDQAGIGSGDFISGRSVDKKRLIDDVRQALYASKICSYAQGMNLLRAKSAEKGWNLNLGELARIWKGGCIIRARFLDRIKKAYERNRGLANLIVDPEFAREMVQRQAAWRRVVGLAIEAGISTPGMCASLAYFDTYRRARLPANLVQAQRDYFGAHTYERVDRPGSFHTEWSKIARQSKTGAGILN; from the coding sequence atggcggTGGAGTCGGCGGTTCTGTCGCGGATCGGGCTGGCAGGACTGGCTGTGATGGGCCAGAACCTCGCCCTCAACATCGCCGAGAAGGGATTTCCCATTTCCGTCTACAACCGCACCGCCTCCAAGGTCGACGAGACCGTCTCCCGTGCCGCCGCCGAGGGCGGCCTCCCCATGTCCGGTCACCGCTCCGCCCAGGACTTCGTTCTCTCTCTCCGCCGCCCCCGCTCCGTCATCATCCTCGTCAAGGCCGGCGCACCCGTCGACCAGACCATCGCTGCCCTCTCCCACTTCATGGAGCCCGGCGACGCCATCATCGATGGCGGCAACGAGTGGTACGAGAACACCGAGCGCCGGATCCGCGAGGCCGCCGCCCGCGGGATCCTCTACCTCGGCATGGGCGTCTCCGGCGGCGAGGACGGCGCCCGGAACGGCCCTTCCCTCATGCCCGGCGGGTCCCTCCAGGCCTATCAGAATGTCGAAGACATTCTCACCCGCGTCGCTGCCCAGGTGGACGACGGGCCCTGCGTCACCTTTGTCGGTGAGGGCGGCTCTGGTAACTTCGTCAAGATGGTCCATAATGGCATCGAGTACGGTGACATGCAGCTCATCTCTGAGGCCTACGACGTGCTCAGGATCGTTGGTGGGCTGTCTAATCCTGAGCTTGCGGAGACCTTTGCCGAATGGAACCGTGGCGAGCTTGAGAGCTTCCTCATCGAGATCACTGCCGACATATTTGGAGTTCGCGATGAGCATGGTGATGGGGAGCTTGTTGACAAGATCCTGGACAAGACCGGGATGAAGGGGACTGGCAAGTGGACAGTTCAGCAGGCAGCTGAGCTTTCAGTTGCTGCCCCGACCATTGCGGCCTCTCTCGACTGCCGGTACCTTAGTGGCCTCAAGGATGAGAGAGAGGCTGCCGCCAAGGCTCTTGACCAAGCTGGGATCGGTAGCGGTGACTTTATCAGCGGCCGGTCTGTCGACAAGAAACGCCTAATTGATGACGTCCGGCAGGCTCTCTATGCTTCCAAGATCTGTAGTTACGCCCAAGGTATGAACTTGCTCAGAGCTAAGAGTGCTGAGAAGGGATGGAATCTCAATCTCGGGGAACTTGCAAGGATTTGGAAGGGAGGGTGCATTATAAGGGCGAGGTTTTTGGATAGGATTAAGAAGGCTTATGagcgaaatcggggacttgcgaaCCTGATTGTGGACCCTGAATTTGCAAGGGAGATGGTGCAGAGGCAGGCAGCATGGCGGAGGGTTGTAGGACTTGCAATTGAAGCTGGAATCAGCACGCCAGGTATGTGTGCCAGCCTTGCATATTTCGACACTTATCGCCGGGCAAGGCTGCCTGCAAACCTGGTGCAGGCACAGAGGGATTACTTTGGGGCACACACCTATGAGCGAGTTGATCGCCCAGGATCATTCCACACTGAGTGGTCCAAGATCGCAAGGCAGAGCAAAACTGGTGCAGGCATCCTTAACTGA
- the LOC103973259 gene encoding uncharacterized protein LOC103973259, giving the protein MVGKKKVVPEWLNSPLWSSNLSDDRRSSRYETRTLSPEPSSPPPAPPRPEPSPSRPRLAVAQRSEIGAHSGELSPSWSSLEEESRESQLLADFQITLSSRIINLGELRRLAFQGIPHGVRPTAWKLLLGYLPLDRTLWAHELEKKQTQYYTLMDELLRNPSEITRRMEDSAGSKNEELSCLSTGLLSRSKIIHGEHPLSLMKSSVWNQYFQEAEILEQIDRDVKRTHPDMDFFCGGSSLAKSNQEALRRILIIFAKLNPGIKYVQGMNEILAPLFYVFRNDPDETNASHAEVDTFCCFVELLSIFRDNFCKQLDNSLVGIRSTIEKLSQLLKRHDEELWRQLEVTTKVNPQFYAFRWITLLLTQEFNFSDCLRIWDTLFSDPEGPQETLLRICCAMLIFVRRRLLAGDFTSNLKLLQNYPTANINHLLHVANKLRGPTVD; this is encoded by the exons ATGGTGGGGAAGAAGAAGGTCGTGCCCGAGTGGCTCAATAGCCCTCTTTGGTCCTCCAATCTCTCCGACGATCGCCGCAGCTCCCGCTACGAGACAAGAACCCTATCTCCGgaaccttcttctcctcctccggcGCCGCCGCGGCCTGAGCCATCCCCTTCCCGGCCGCGGCTCGCCGTGGCTCAGAGGTCGGAGATCGGAGCCCACTCCGGTGAGCTGAGCCCGTCTTGGTCCTCGCTGGAGGAGGAATCCCGCGAGTCCCAGCTCCTGGCCGACTTCCAGATCACG TTATCTAGTAGGATCATCAACCTAGGGGAATTGCGGAGGTTGGCATTCCAGGGTATTCCGCATGGCGTTCGTCCAACAGCATGGAAG CTATTGTTGGGGTATTTGCCACTAGATCGGACGTTGTGGGCacatgaattggaaaagaagcaGACTCAATATTACACTTTAATGGACGAGCTTCTACGGAACCCC TCGGAGATCACCCGTAGAATGGAAGATTCAGCTGGTTCCAAGAATGAAGAATTAAGTTGTCTAAGTACTGGCTTGCTTTCGAGGTCAAAGATTATTCATGGGGAACATCCTCTGAGTCTTATGAAGAGTAGCGTGTGGAACCAATACTTCCag GAGGCAGAGATACTGGAGCAGATAGATCGAGATGTAAAACGTACTCATCCAGATATGGATTTTTTTTGTGGAGGCTCATCTCTTGCAAAATCTAATCAG GAAGCTTTAAGGCGCATACTTATTATCTTTGCAAAATTAAATCCTGGAATAAAATATGTGCAGGGAATGAATGAAATTTTAGCACCTCTGTTCTATGTATTCAGGAATGACCCAGATGAAACTAACGCT TCTCATGCAGAAGTGGATACATTTTGCTGCTTTGTCGAGTTATTGAGCATATTCAGGGACAACTTTTGCAAGCAGCTTGACAATAGCCTTGTTGGTATCCGTTCAACAATAGAAAAATTATCACAACTTTTAAAAAGGCATGATGAAGAGCTTTGGCGTCAATTAGAAGTAACAACAAAA GTAAATCCTCAATTCTACGCATTTAGATGGATCACACTACTACTGACTCAAGAGTTCAACTTTAGTGATTGTCTTCGCATTTGGGATACTCTTTTTAGTGATCCAGAAGGTCCTCAG GAAACCCTACTCCGAATATGCTGTGCTATGTTAATATTTGTTCGAAGGCGGCTCTTAGCTGGTGATTTCACTTCTAATCTCAAGCTTTTACAAAATTATCCAACTGCAAACATCAACCATCTCCTGCATGTTGCTAACAAGTTGCGAGGACCAACAGTTGACTAA